A genomic window from Camelina sativa cultivar DH55 chromosome 2, Cs, whole genome shotgun sequence includes:
- the LOC104719487 gene encoding coatomer subunit zeta-3 has protein sequence MAGTNDSCPLVKNILLLDSEGKRVAVKYYSDDWTTNAAKLAFEKYVFSKTSKTNARSEAEITLLENNIVVYKFAQDLHFFVTGGENENELILSSVLQGFFDAVALLLRNNVEKMEALENLDLIFLCLDEMVDQGMVLETDANVIAGKVAMQSAEASGSLSEQTLTQALATAREHLARSLLT, from the exons ATGGCAGGGACTAAT GATTCTTGTCCTTTGGTAAAGAATATTCTTCTTCTGGATTCTGAAGGAAAGCGTGTGGCTGTCAAGTATTACTCAGATGACTGGACTACTAATGCTGCCAAGTTAGCTTTTGAAAAGTATGTCTTCTCAAAGACTTCCAAGACCAATGCTCGCTCAGAAG CGGAGATCACACTGTTGGAGAATAATATTGTAGTCTATAAGTTTGCCCAGGACCTGCATTTCTTTGTTACGGGAGGTGAAAATGAAAACGAGCTCATCTTATCATCTGTTCTTCAAGGCTTTTTTGATGCTGTTGCATTACTTCTGAG GAATAATGTTGAAAAGATGGAAGCCCTTGAAAACTTGGATCTCATCTTTTTGTGCCTTGATGAGATGGTTGACCAAGG GATGGTACTTGAAACAGATGCCAATGTTATTGCTGGAAAGGTAGCAATGCAAAGCGCAGAAGCAAGTGGTTCACTCTCTGAACAG ACATTAACTCAAGCATTGGCAACAGCTCGGGAACACCTTGCAAGAAGTCTTCTTACATGA
- the LOC104719497 gene encoding non-specific lipid-transfer protein 15-like, protein MSKSVFVVCISLLVVLTPTLHAKMVSYPNGDRHCAMAQGQVISACLQLVNGLQHADCCYAINDVNRQAETQAARIWLCKCFQEVVKLSQFTKLIGMPEKCDIPNAVPFDPKTDCASIKV, encoded by the exons ATGAGCAAATCAGTCTTTGTTGTCTGTATCAGTTTATTGGTTGTTCTGACCCCGACTCTACATGCTAAAATGGTGAGTTACCCAAATGGTGATAGACATTGTGCGATGGCGCAAGGCCAAGTGATAAGTGCATGCTTGCAACTAGTCAACGGACTACAACATGCGGATTGTTGCTATGCTATAAACGACGTAAACAGACAAGCAGAGACACAAGCAGCTCGTATATGGCTTTGCAAATGTTTCCAAGAAGTCGTAAAGCTGTCTcaatttacaaaacttattgGTATGCCTGAAAAATGTGACATTCCTAACGCTGTGCCTTTTGACCCCAAAACGGATTGTGCAAG TATTAAGGTCTGA
- the LOC104719506 gene encoding uncharacterized protein LOC104719506, with protein sequence MIKRSSNCAICDNTNRACICSACVNHRLIEYNTLFKSLKTRRDTLHSRLSELLESKGKADDQKNWRLIQNEKLSKLKSRLKSSKELVNQGKVKIERGSCDLKVRYGVLDSARSTLEKIRVEQVDKYFPNLICTQSLGHMAISSERLHKQSVVVKQICKLFPLRRVSLDGESQNGSSRQYNLICNSRLPSGLDPHSIPSEELAVSLGYMIQLLNLVVHNLAAPALHSSGFAGSCSRIWQRNSYWDASPPTRSNEYPLFIPRRNYCSTSVENSWTDKNSSNFGVASMESDRKESRLDSTGNNSFKYSAASPHSIESHRDLQKGIALLKKSVACLTAYCYNSLFLEVPPEASTFEAFAKLLATLSSSKEVRSVFSLKMASSRSCKQAQQLNKSIWNANSVISSSLLESAHLPRNASYNQDPNSGASYLSATPSSTRKNNDMNGWDLVEHPKYSPPPSQSEDVEHWTRAMFIDAKKK encoded by the exons ATGATAAAACGATCCAGCAACTGCGCTATTTGCGATAATACTAATCGTGCTTGTATCTGTAGTGCTTGCGTTAATCATAG ATTGATTGAGTATAACACTTTGTTCAAGTCACTCAAGACTCGAAGAGATACTTTACATTCAAGATTGAGTGAGCTATTAGAATCTAAG GGTAAAGCTGATGATCAGAAGAATTGGAGATTGATTCAAAACGAGAAGCTTTCAAAGTTGAAGAGTAGACTTAAGAGTAGTAAGGAATTAGTGAATCAAGGGAAGGTTAAGATTGAAAGAGGTTCTTGTGATCTTAAAGTTAGATATGGTGTTCTTGATTCAGCTCGTTCCACG cttgAGAAAATTAGAGTTGAACAAGTAGACAAGTATTTTCCTAATTTAATATGTACACAGAGCCTTGGTCAT ATGGCTATTTCATCTGAGCGTCTTCATAAGCAGTCAGTGGTTGTGAAGCAAATATGCAAATTGTTCCCTCTACGCCGG GTTAGTCTTGACGGAGAGAGTCAGAACGGTTCAAGTCGTCAATATAATCTAATTTGCAATTCACGTCTACCAAGTGGTTTGGACCCTCATTCCATCCCATCAGAGGAGCTTGCTGTCTCTTTGGG GTATATGATCCAACTTCTGAACCTTGTTGTTCACAACTTAGCCGCTCCTGCACTACATAGCTCAGGTTTTGCG GGCTCTTGCTCCCGTATATGGCAACGAAATTCCTATTGGGACGCAAGTCCTCCTACTCGAAG CAACGAGTATCCTCTCTTCATACCCCGCCGAAATTATTGCTCAACCAGCGTTGAAAACTCATGGACAGATAAAAACTCCAGCAACTTTGGTGTAGCTTCCATGGAATCCGATAGAAAAGAATCCCGTCTGGACTCTACTGGAAACAACAGCTTTAAATACTCCGCTGCGTCTCCTCATTCGATTGAGTCACACAGAGATCTGCAGAAAGGAATAGCTCTTCTCAAGAAAAGTGTTGCGTGCTTGACAGCGTACTGTTACAATTCACTTTTCCTCGAAGTACCTCCCGAGGCTTCGACTTTTGAAGCATTTGCCAAGTTATTGGCCACACTTTCGTCATCAAAGGAGGTTCGGTCTGTTTTCTCCCTGAAAATGGCTTCTTCAAG ATCATGCAAGCAGGCTCAACAACTCAACAAATCCATTTGGAACGCTAACTCTGTCATCTCAAGCTCCTTACTTGAAAGTGCCCATCTTCCG AGGAATGCAAGTTATAACCAGGATCCAAACTCAGGAGCCAGTTATCTCTCTGCAACTCCATCATCAACCCGGAAGAACAACGATATGAACGGATGGGATTTGGTGGAGCATCCCAAGTACTCGCCACCACCTTCACAGTCTGAGGATGTTGAACACTGGACTCGTGCTATGTTTATCGATGCTAAGAAGAAATGA
- the LOC104749393 gene encoding uncharacterized protein LOC104749393, producing the protein MDMESSPKHNVEQSEEMKSAEIIAKEVSPKHNVEESEEKKEEEEEEEEVKSVDIEEEDEEMESIDIHEVEGDKTVSSMDEIESLDSDDDSSESSVDSKHEDDDGTSKAREETVEEQSNSHHSSSSPDANSSSTSSAWTEKAAAIKNFVRVKSEVAVHTLIRRLSGKLSVDNAAAHGGTRDDEVKSMESPKSEGKSMWNPLSYLKMMQNDDDESVDREEEAVLESVVMKGRIILYTRLGCEECRECRLFLHEKRLRYVEINIDIYPTRKLELEKICGGGDNDVPKVFFNQELVGSFKELKVLEESGELEEKIRHLIEEAPPREAPLPPFSGEDDASSKGPVDELALIVLRMKPCIVKDRFYKMRRFKNSFLGSEAVDFLCEDQSLEREAAVEVARKLASQLFFQHVLEENQFEDGNHLYRFLDDDPLVSSQCHNIPRGIIELKPRPIAEIESRLRLVYRAILEAYTSPDGKHVDYRSIHGSEEFARYLRIIQELHRVELEDMQREEKLAFFINLYNMMAIHSILVCGHPAGTFDRTKMFMDFKYVIGGNTYSLSAIQNGILRGNQRPIFNPIKPFGVKDKRSKVALPYAEPLTHFALVCGTRSGPPLRCFTPGEIDKELMEAARDFLRGGGLIVDLNEKVAYISQIFNWYGVDFGKSKEEVLKHASTFLEPQLSEALLDCLVDTQFEVKYQRYDWGLNN; encoded by the exons ATGGATATGGAGAGTTCTCCTAAACACAATGTGGAACAATCAGAGGAGATGAAATCTGCTGAGATCATTGCTAAAGAAGTGTCTCCTAAACACAATGTGGAAGAAagtgaggagaagaaagaagaagaagaagaagaagaagaggtgaaaTCTGTTGATATCGAAGAG gaggatgaagagaTGGAGTCTATAGATATCCATGAAGTGGAAGGAGACAAGACAGTTTCTTCTATGGATGAGATTGAGTCTTtagatagtgatgatgatagtaGTGAGAGTTCGGTTGATTCAAaacatgaagatgatgatggaacATCGAAAGCTCGGGAAGAAACGGTTGAGGAACAAAGCAATTCTcaccattcatcatcatcaccagatGCTAATTCATCATCAACTTCTTCTGCTTGGACAGAGAAAGCAGCAGCGATCAAGAACTTCGTTAGAGTGAAGAGCGAAGTTGCGGTACATACACTGATCCGCCGCCTTTCGGGGAAACTAAGTGTTGACAATGCTGCAGCTCATGGTGGTACTAGAGATGATGAGGTGAAATCAATGGAATCTCCAAAATCAGAAGGTAAGTCTATGTGGAATCCTTTAAGCTATTTGAAGATGATGCAGAACGACGACGATGAGTCGGTTGATAGAGAAGAAGAGGCGGTCTTGGAGTCTGTAGTGATGAAAGGTAGGATTATATTGTATACAAGATTAGGGTGTGAGGAGTGCAGAGAATGTAGGTTGTTTTTACATGAGAAGAGGCTAAGATATGTCGAGATTAACATCGATATCTACCCGACAAGAAAGCTTGAGCTTGAAAAGATCTGTGGAGGAGGAGATAATGATGTTCCTAAGGTATTCTTTAATCAAGAGTTAGTTGGGAGTTTTAAGGAGCTTAAGGTATTGGAGGAATCAGGAGAGCTTGAGGAGAAGATCAGACATCTTATAGAAGAAGCACCGCCTCGGGAAGCTCCTCTGCCACCTTTCTCAGGGGAAGATGATGCATCGAGTAAAGGTCCTGTAGATGAACTAGCTTTAATAGTTCTTAGGATGAAGCCTTGCATTGTTAAGGATCGGTTTTATAAAATGCGAAGGTTCAAAAACTCTTTCTTAGGCTCCGAAGCTGTGGATTTCTTATGCGAGGATCAAAGTCTAGAAAGAGAAGCG GCAGTTGAAGTTGCTCGAAAGCTTGCAAGCCAACTCTTCTTTCAACATGTTCTAGA GGAGAATCAGTTTGAGGATGGGAATCACTTGTATCGGTTTCTAGACGACGACCCTTTAGTTTCATCTCAATGCCACAACATCCCTAGAGGAATAATTGAGTTGAAGCCAAGGCCAATCGCGGAAATCGAGTCCAGGCTCAGACTTGTATATCGAGCAATTCTTGAAGCTTACACTTCTCCAGATGGAAAACATGTCGACTACAGAAGCATCCATGGGAGTGAAGAGTTTGCAAG GTACCTAAGAATAATCCAGGAGCTTCATAGAGTAGAGCTTGAAGATATGCAGAGAGAAGAAAAGCTTGCATTCTTCATAAACCTTTATAACATGATGGCTATACATTCAATACTAGTATGTGGTCATCCGGCAGGCACTTTTGATCGAACGAAGATGTTTATGGACTTCAAGTATGTGATTGGTGGCAACACTTACTCACTCTCGGCTATACAAAATGGGATTCTAAGGGGTAACCAGCGACCGATTTTTAATCCTATAAAACCCTTTGGTGTAAAGGATAAACGTTCCAAG GTTGCTCTGCCTTATGCAGAGCCTCTGACTCATTTTGCTCTGGTTTGTGGAACCCGGTCTGGACCACCTCTTCGATGTTTCACGCCTGGAGAGATCGATAAAGAACTCATGGAAGCAGCTCGCGATTTCTTAAGAGGAGGTGGGCTCATTGTTGATCTCAATGAGAAAGTTGCATACATCAGCCAAATCTTTAATTG GTATGGAGTGGATTTTGGAAAGAGCAAAGAGGAGGTACTGAAGCATGCATCAACCTTCTTGGAGCCACAACTTTCAGAAGCTTTGCTTGATTGTCTAGTTGATACTCAGTTTGAAGTTAAGTACCAACGATATGACTGGGGGCTTAACAACTAA